One window of Stigmatopora nigra isolate UIUO_SnigA chromosome 14, RoL_Snig_1.1, whole genome shotgun sequence genomic DNA carries:
- the hnrnph1 gene encoding heterogeneous nuclear ribonucleoprotein H isoform X3, whose product MLRRALYGPGKGIRAAPGNHTLGFFQLQQTGLSFLSPRRILSTNKKNMCDEGFVVRIRGLPWSCSVEEVENFFSDCKILTDGDGGGIHFTSTKEGRPSGEAFVELEAEEDLKLALKKDRETMGHRYVEVFKSNNVEMDWVMKHTGPNCPETVGDGLVRLRGLPFGCSKEEIVQFFSGLEIVPNGITLPVDIQGRSTGEAFVQFASQDIAEKALKKHKERIGHRYIEIFKSSRAEVRTHYEPQRKPMGMQRPSPYDRPSGGRGGGGGGGGGYSMMNRGGSYERMRRGGYGGGGSDGRYNDGGGSSFQSTTGHCVHMRGLPYRATESDIYIFFSPLNPVRVHIEVGPDGRVTGEADVEFATHEDAVAAMSKDKANMQHRYVELFLNSTAGGSNGGYSSQMMGGEYGLRQTTRGQSQSSYSSSQMSSGYSSGYSSQGNMGGYSDYSNQGGMGSSYYGGGGGGSSRSSINGIGGGWGM is encoded by the exons ATGCTGAGGCGTGCGCTTTATGGTCCTGGAAAAGGGATAAGAGCTGCACCTGGCAACCATACTTTAGGTTTCTTTCAGCTACAGCAAACGGGCCTTAGTTTCTTGTCTCCTCGTCGCATTCTCTCTACGAATAAAAAAA ATATGTGTGATGAGGGTTTTGTTGTACGAATCAGGGGTCTCCCTTGGTCTTGCTCGGTGGAAGAAGTAGAAAACTTTTTCTCAG atTGTAAAATTCTTACTGATGGAGATGGCGGAGGTATCCACTTCACCTCTACAAAAGAGGGGCGTCCCAGTGGAGAGGCCTTTGTTGAGCTGGAAGCAGAAGAAGACCTCAAATTAGCCTTGAAGAAGGACAGAGAAACTATGGGGCACAGATATGTTGAGG TGtttaaatcaaacaatgtggaGATGGACTGGGTCATGAAGCACACAGGTCCAAACTGTCCCGAGACAGTAGGAGATGGGCTCGTGCGACTACGAGGCCTCCCCTTTGGCTGCAGCAAAGAGGAAATTGTCCAGTTTTTCTCAG GGTTGGAAATCGTGCCAAATGGGATAACATTGCCGGTGGACATCCAGGGGAGGAGTACGGGGGAGGCCTTCGTGCAGTTTGCTTCACAGGATATAGCTGAAAAGGCTCTAAAGAAACACAAGGAAAGAATAGGGCACAG GTACATTGAGATCTTCAAGAGTAGCCGCGCCGAAGTGCGAACACATTACGAGCCTCAGAGGAAGCCCATGGGCATGCAGAGGCCCAGCCCTTATGACCGGCCCTCCGGGGggcgcggtggcggcggtggaggcggcggcggctacAGCATGATGAACCGAGGGGGCTCGTACGAACGAATGCGGCGCGGAGGCTACGGAGGAG GCGGTTCGGATGGCCGGTACAACGATGGCGGCGGCTCGTCTTTCCAGAGCACGACGGGCCACTGCGTCCACATGAGGGGCCTCCCATACAGAGCCACTGAATCGGACATTTATATT TTCTTCTCTCCGTTAAACCCAGTGCGGGTCCACATTGAGGTGGGTCCGGATGGCCGGGTAACTGGAGAAGCAGATGTGGAGTTTGCGACGCACGAGGATGCGGTGGCCGCCATGTCCAAGGACAAAGCTAACATGC AGCACCGCTACGTGGAGCTGTTTTTAAACTCAACAGCAGGTGGCAGTAATGGCGGCTACAGCAGCCAAATGATGGGGGGTGAGTACGGTTTACGGCAGACCACCAGAG GCCAGAGTCAGTCGTCTTACAGCAGCAGCCAGATGAGCTCTGGCTATTCTAGTGGATACAGCAGCCAAGGAAACATGGGTGGCTACAGTGACTATA GTAACCAGGGTGGAATGGGAAGCAGTTACTAtggtggaggtggtggtggcaGCAGCAGAAGCTCCATTAATGGAATTGGAGGAGGTTGGGGAATGTAG
- the hnrnph1 gene encoding heterogeneous nuclear ribonucleoprotein H isoform X1 translates to MLRRALYGPGKGIRAAPGNHTLGFFQLQQTGLSFLSPRRILSTNKKNMCDEGFVVRIRGLPWSCSVEEVENFFSDCKILTDGDGGGIHFTSTKEGRPSGEAFVELEAEEDLKLALKKDRETMGHRYVEVFKSNNVEMDWVMKHTGPNCPETVGDGLVRLRGLPFGCSKEEIVQFFSGLEIVPNGITLPVDIQGRSTGEAFVQFASQDIAEKALKKHKERIGHRYIEIFKSSRAEVRTHYEPQRKPMGMQRPSPYDRPSGGRGGGGGGGGGYSMMNRGGSYERMRRGGYGGGVSSGRRSENRFGGSDGRYNDGGGSSFQSTTGHCVHMRGLPYRATESDIYIFFSPLNPVRVHIEVGPDGRVTGEADVEFATHEDAVAAMSKDKANMQHRYVELFLNSTAGGSNGGYSSQMMGGEYGLRQTTRGQSQSSYSSSQMSSGYSSGYSSQGNMGGYSDYSNQGGMGSSYYGGGGGGSSRSSINGIGGGWGM, encoded by the exons ATGCTGAGGCGTGCGCTTTATGGTCCTGGAAAAGGGATAAGAGCTGCACCTGGCAACCATACTTTAGGTTTCTTTCAGCTACAGCAAACGGGCCTTAGTTTCTTGTCTCCTCGTCGCATTCTCTCTACGAATAAAAAAA ATATGTGTGATGAGGGTTTTGTTGTACGAATCAGGGGTCTCCCTTGGTCTTGCTCGGTGGAAGAAGTAGAAAACTTTTTCTCAG atTGTAAAATTCTTACTGATGGAGATGGCGGAGGTATCCACTTCACCTCTACAAAAGAGGGGCGTCCCAGTGGAGAGGCCTTTGTTGAGCTGGAAGCAGAAGAAGACCTCAAATTAGCCTTGAAGAAGGACAGAGAAACTATGGGGCACAGATATGTTGAGG TGtttaaatcaaacaatgtggaGATGGACTGGGTCATGAAGCACACAGGTCCAAACTGTCCCGAGACAGTAGGAGATGGGCTCGTGCGACTACGAGGCCTCCCCTTTGGCTGCAGCAAAGAGGAAATTGTCCAGTTTTTCTCAG GGTTGGAAATCGTGCCAAATGGGATAACATTGCCGGTGGACATCCAGGGGAGGAGTACGGGGGAGGCCTTCGTGCAGTTTGCTTCACAGGATATAGCTGAAAAGGCTCTAAAGAAACACAAGGAAAGAATAGGGCACAG GTACATTGAGATCTTCAAGAGTAGCCGCGCCGAAGTGCGAACACATTACGAGCCTCAGAGGAAGCCCATGGGCATGCAGAGGCCCAGCCCTTATGACCGGCCCTCCGGGGggcgcggtggcggcggtggaggcggcggcggctacAGCATGATGAACCGAGGGGGCTCGTACGAACGAATGCGGCGCGGAGGCTACGGAGGAGGTGTGTCGAGCGGACGAAGAAGTGAAAACCGATTTG GCGGTTCGGATGGCCGGTACAACGATGGCGGCGGCTCGTCTTTCCAGAGCACGACGGGCCACTGCGTCCACATGAGGGGCCTCCCATACAGAGCCACTGAATCGGACATTTATATT TTCTTCTCTCCGTTAAACCCAGTGCGGGTCCACATTGAGGTGGGTCCGGATGGCCGGGTAACTGGAGAAGCAGATGTGGAGTTTGCGACGCACGAGGATGCGGTGGCCGCCATGTCCAAGGACAAAGCTAACATGC AGCACCGCTACGTGGAGCTGTTTTTAAACTCAACAGCAGGTGGCAGTAATGGCGGCTACAGCAGCCAAATGATGGGGGGTGAGTACGGTTTACGGCAGACCACCAGAG GCCAGAGTCAGTCGTCTTACAGCAGCAGCCAGATGAGCTCTGGCTATTCTAGTGGATACAGCAGCCAAGGAAACATGGGTGGCTACAGTGACTATA GTAACCAGGGTGGAATGGGAAGCAGTTACTAtggtggaggtggtggtggcaGCAGCAGAAGCTCCATTAATGGAATTGGAGGAGGTTGGGGAATGTAG
- the hnrnph1 gene encoding heterogeneous nuclear ribonucleoprotein H isoform X6, with product MLRRALYGPGKGIRAAPGNHTLGFFQLQQTGLSFLSPRRILSTNKKNMCDEGFVVRIRGLPWSCSVEEVENFFSDCKILTDGDGGGIHFTSTKEGRPSGEAFVELEAEEDLKLALKKDRETMGHRYVEVFKSNNVEMDWVMKHTGPNCPETVGDGLVRLRGLPFGCSKEEIVQFFSGLEIVPNGITLPVDIQGRSTGEAFVQFASQDIAEKALKKHKERIGHRYIEIFKSSRAEVRTHYEPQRKPMGMQRPSPYDRPSGGRGGGGGGGGGYSMMNRGGSYERMRRGGYGGGVSSGRRSENRFGGSDGRYNDGGGSSFQSTTGHCVHMRGLPYRATESDIYIFFSPLNPVRVHIEVGPDGRVTGEADVEFATHEDAVAAMSKDKANMQHRYVELFLNSTAGGSNGGYSSQMMGGQSQSSYSSSQMSSGYSSGYSSQGNMGGYSDYIR from the exons ATGCTGAGGCGTGCGCTTTATGGTCCTGGAAAAGGGATAAGAGCTGCACCTGGCAACCATACTTTAGGTTTCTTTCAGCTACAGCAAACGGGCCTTAGTTTCTTGTCTCCTCGTCGCATTCTCTCTACGAATAAAAAAA ATATGTGTGATGAGGGTTTTGTTGTACGAATCAGGGGTCTCCCTTGGTCTTGCTCGGTGGAAGAAGTAGAAAACTTTTTCTCAG atTGTAAAATTCTTACTGATGGAGATGGCGGAGGTATCCACTTCACCTCTACAAAAGAGGGGCGTCCCAGTGGAGAGGCCTTTGTTGAGCTGGAAGCAGAAGAAGACCTCAAATTAGCCTTGAAGAAGGACAGAGAAACTATGGGGCACAGATATGTTGAGG TGtttaaatcaaacaatgtggaGATGGACTGGGTCATGAAGCACACAGGTCCAAACTGTCCCGAGACAGTAGGAGATGGGCTCGTGCGACTACGAGGCCTCCCCTTTGGCTGCAGCAAAGAGGAAATTGTCCAGTTTTTCTCAG GGTTGGAAATCGTGCCAAATGGGATAACATTGCCGGTGGACATCCAGGGGAGGAGTACGGGGGAGGCCTTCGTGCAGTTTGCTTCACAGGATATAGCTGAAAAGGCTCTAAAGAAACACAAGGAAAGAATAGGGCACAG GTACATTGAGATCTTCAAGAGTAGCCGCGCCGAAGTGCGAACACATTACGAGCCTCAGAGGAAGCCCATGGGCATGCAGAGGCCCAGCCCTTATGACCGGCCCTCCGGGGggcgcggtggcggcggtggaggcggcggcggctacAGCATGATGAACCGAGGGGGCTCGTACGAACGAATGCGGCGCGGAGGCTACGGAGGAGGTGTGTCGAGCGGACGAAGAAGTGAAAACCGATTTG GCGGTTCGGATGGCCGGTACAACGATGGCGGCGGCTCGTCTTTCCAGAGCACGACGGGCCACTGCGTCCACATGAGGGGCCTCCCATACAGAGCCACTGAATCGGACATTTATATT TTCTTCTCTCCGTTAAACCCAGTGCGGGTCCACATTGAGGTGGGTCCGGATGGCCGGGTAACTGGAGAAGCAGATGTGGAGTTTGCGACGCACGAGGATGCGGTGGCCGCCATGTCCAAGGACAAAGCTAACATGC AGCACCGCTACGTGGAGCTGTTTTTAAACTCAACAGCAGGTGGCAGTAATGGCGGCTACAGCAGCCAAATGATGGGGG GCCAGAGTCAGTCGTCTTACAGCAGCAGCCAGATGAGCTCTGGCTATTCTAGTGGATACAGCAGCCAAGGAAACATGGGTGGCTACAGTGACTATA ttAGGTAA
- the hnrnph1 gene encoding heterogeneous nuclear ribonucleoprotein H isoform X5 — protein MLRRALYGPGKGIRAAPGNHTLGFFQLQQTGLSFLSPRRILSTNKKNMCDEGFVVRIRGLPWSCSVEEVENFFSDCKILTDGDGGGIHFTSTKEGRPSGEAFVELEAEEDLKLALKKDRETMGHRYVEVFKSNNVEMDWVMKHTGPNCPETVGDGLVRLRGLPFGCSKEEIVQFFSGLEIVPNGITLPVDIQGRSTGEAFVQFASQDIAEKALKKHKERIGHRYIEIFKSSRAEVRTHYEPQRKPMGMQRPSPYDRPSGGRGGGGGGGGGYSMMNRGGSYERMRRGGYGGGVSSGRRSENRFGGSDGRYNDGGGSSFQSTTGHCVHMRGLPYRATESDIYIFFSPLNPVRVHIEVGPDGRVTGEADVEFATHEDAVAAMSKDKANMQHRYVELFLNSTAGGSNGGYSSQMMGGEYGLRQTTRGQSQSSYSSSQMSSGYSSGYSSQGNMGGYSDYIR, from the exons ATGCTGAGGCGTGCGCTTTATGGTCCTGGAAAAGGGATAAGAGCTGCACCTGGCAACCATACTTTAGGTTTCTTTCAGCTACAGCAAACGGGCCTTAGTTTCTTGTCTCCTCGTCGCATTCTCTCTACGAATAAAAAAA ATATGTGTGATGAGGGTTTTGTTGTACGAATCAGGGGTCTCCCTTGGTCTTGCTCGGTGGAAGAAGTAGAAAACTTTTTCTCAG atTGTAAAATTCTTACTGATGGAGATGGCGGAGGTATCCACTTCACCTCTACAAAAGAGGGGCGTCCCAGTGGAGAGGCCTTTGTTGAGCTGGAAGCAGAAGAAGACCTCAAATTAGCCTTGAAGAAGGACAGAGAAACTATGGGGCACAGATATGTTGAGG TGtttaaatcaaacaatgtggaGATGGACTGGGTCATGAAGCACACAGGTCCAAACTGTCCCGAGACAGTAGGAGATGGGCTCGTGCGACTACGAGGCCTCCCCTTTGGCTGCAGCAAAGAGGAAATTGTCCAGTTTTTCTCAG GGTTGGAAATCGTGCCAAATGGGATAACATTGCCGGTGGACATCCAGGGGAGGAGTACGGGGGAGGCCTTCGTGCAGTTTGCTTCACAGGATATAGCTGAAAAGGCTCTAAAGAAACACAAGGAAAGAATAGGGCACAG GTACATTGAGATCTTCAAGAGTAGCCGCGCCGAAGTGCGAACACATTACGAGCCTCAGAGGAAGCCCATGGGCATGCAGAGGCCCAGCCCTTATGACCGGCCCTCCGGGGggcgcggtggcggcggtggaggcggcggcggctacAGCATGATGAACCGAGGGGGCTCGTACGAACGAATGCGGCGCGGAGGCTACGGAGGAGGTGTGTCGAGCGGACGAAGAAGTGAAAACCGATTTG GCGGTTCGGATGGCCGGTACAACGATGGCGGCGGCTCGTCTTTCCAGAGCACGACGGGCCACTGCGTCCACATGAGGGGCCTCCCATACAGAGCCACTGAATCGGACATTTATATT TTCTTCTCTCCGTTAAACCCAGTGCGGGTCCACATTGAGGTGGGTCCGGATGGCCGGGTAACTGGAGAAGCAGATGTGGAGTTTGCGACGCACGAGGATGCGGTGGCCGCCATGTCCAAGGACAAAGCTAACATGC AGCACCGCTACGTGGAGCTGTTTTTAAACTCAACAGCAGGTGGCAGTAATGGCGGCTACAGCAGCCAAATGATGGGGGGTGAGTACGGTTTACGGCAGACCACCAGAG GCCAGAGTCAGTCGTCTTACAGCAGCAGCCAGATGAGCTCTGGCTATTCTAGTGGATACAGCAGCCAAGGAAACATGGGTGGCTACAGTGACTATA ttAGGTAA
- the hnrnph1 gene encoding heterogeneous nuclear ribonucleoprotein H isoform X4, whose amino-acid sequence MLRRALYGPGKGIRAAPGNHTLGFFQLQQTGLSFLSPRRILSTNKKNMCDEGFVVRIRGLPWSCSVEEVENFFSDCKILTDGDGGGIHFTSTKEGRPSGEAFVELEAEEDLKLALKKDRETMGHRYVEVFKSNNVEMDWVMKHTGPNCPETVGDGLVRLRGLPFGCSKEEIVQFFSGLEIVPNGITLPVDIQGRSTGEAFVQFASQDIAEKALKKHKERIGHRYIEIFKSSRAEVRTHYEPQRKPMGMQRPSPYDRPSGGRGGGGGGGGGYSMMNRGGSYERMRRGGYGGGGSDGRYNDGGGSSFQSTTGHCVHMRGLPYRATESDIYIFFSPLNPVRVHIEVGPDGRVTGEADVEFATHEDAVAAMSKDKANMQHRYVELFLNSTAGGSNGGYSSQMMGGQSQSSYSSSQMSSGYSSGYSSQGNMGGYSDYSNQGGMGSSYYGGGGGGSSRSSINGIGGGWGM is encoded by the exons ATGCTGAGGCGTGCGCTTTATGGTCCTGGAAAAGGGATAAGAGCTGCACCTGGCAACCATACTTTAGGTTTCTTTCAGCTACAGCAAACGGGCCTTAGTTTCTTGTCTCCTCGTCGCATTCTCTCTACGAATAAAAAAA ATATGTGTGATGAGGGTTTTGTTGTACGAATCAGGGGTCTCCCTTGGTCTTGCTCGGTGGAAGAAGTAGAAAACTTTTTCTCAG atTGTAAAATTCTTACTGATGGAGATGGCGGAGGTATCCACTTCACCTCTACAAAAGAGGGGCGTCCCAGTGGAGAGGCCTTTGTTGAGCTGGAAGCAGAAGAAGACCTCAAATTAGCCTTGAAGAAGGACAGAGAAACTATGGGGCACAGATATGTTGAGG TGtttaaatcaaacaatgtggaGATGGACTGGGTCATGAAGCACACAGGTCCAAACTGTCCCGAGACAGTAGGAGATGGGCTCGTGCGACTACGAGGCCTCCCCTTTGGCTGCAGCAAAGAGGAAATTGTCCAGTTTTTCTCAG GGTTGGAAATCGTGCCAAATGGGATAACATTGCCGGTGGACATCCAGGGGAGGAGTACGGGGGAGGCCTTCGTGCAGTTTGCTTCACAGGATATAGCTGAAAAGGCTCTAAAGAAACACAAGGAAAGAATAGGGCACAG GTACATTGAGATCTTCAAGAGTAGCCGCGCCGAAGTGCGAACACATTACGAGCCTCAGAGGAAGCCCATGGGCATGCAGAGGCCCAGCCCTTATGACCGGCCCTCCGGGGggcgcggtggcggcggtggaggcggcggcggctacAGCATGATGAACCGAGGGGGCTCGTACGAACGAATGCGGCGCGGAGGCTACGGAGGAG GCGGTTCGGATGGCCGGTACAACGATGGCGGCGGCTCGTCTTTCCAGAGCACGACGGGCCACTGCGTCCACATGAGGGGCCTCCCATACAGAGCCACTGAATCGGACATTTATATT TTCTTCTCTCCGTTAAACCCAGTGCGGGTCCACATTGAGGTGGGTCCGGATGGCCGGGTAACTGGAGAAGCAGATGTGGAGTTTGCGACGCACGAGGATGCGGTGGCCGCCATGTCCAAGGACAAAGCTAACATGC AGCACCGCTACGTGGAGCTGTTTTTAAACTCAACAGCAGGTGGCAGTAATGGCGGCTACAGCAGCCAAATGATGGGGG GCCAGAGTCAGTCGTCTTACAGCAGCAGCCAGATGAGCTCTGGCTATTCTAGTGGATACAGCAGCCAAGGAAACATGGGTGGCTACAGTGACTATA GTAACCAGGGTGGAATGGGAAGCAGTTACTAtggtggaggtggtggtggcaGCAGCAGAAGCTCCATTAATGGAATTGGAGGAGGTTGGGGAATGTAG
- the hnrnph1 gene encoding heterogeneous nuclear ribonucleoprotein H isoform X2 produces MLRRALYGPGKGIRAAPGNHTLGFFQLQQTGLSFLSPRRILSTNKKNMCDEGFVVRIRGLPWSCSVEEVENFFSDCKILTDGDGGGIHFTSTKEGRPSGEAFVELEAEEDLKLALKKDRETMGHRYVEVFKSNNVEMDWVMKHTGPNCPETVGDGLVRLRGLPFGCSKEEIVQFFSGLEIVPNGITLPVDIQGRSTGEAFVQFASQDIAEKALKKHKERIGHRYIEIFKSSRAEVRTHYEPQRKPMGMQRPSPYDRPSGGRGGGGGGGGGYSMMNRGGSYERMRRGGYGGGVSSGRRSENRFGGSDGRYNDGGGSSFQSTTGHCVHMRGLPYRATESDIYIFFSPLNPVRVHIEVGPDGRVTGEADVEFATHEDAVAAMSKDKANMQHRYVELFLNSTAGGSNGGYSSQMMGGQSQSSYSSSQMSSGYSSGYSSQGNMGGYSDYSNQGGMGSSYYGGGGGGSSRSSINGIGGGWGM; encoded by the exons ATGCTGAGGCGTGCGCTTTATGGTCCTGGAAAAGGGATAAGAGCTGCACCTGGCAACCATACTTTAGGTTTCTTTCAGCTACAGCAAACGGGCCTTAGTTTCTTGTCTCCTCGTCGCATTCTCTCTACGAATAAAAAAA ATATGTGTGATGAGGGTTTTGTTGTACGAATCAGGGGTCTCCCTTGGTCTTGCTCGGTGGAAGAAGTAGAAAACTTTTTCTCAG atTGTAAAATTCTTACTGATGGAGATGGCGGAGGTATCCACTTCACCTCTACAAAAGAGGGGCGTCCCAGTGGAGAGGCCTTTGTTGAGCTGGAAGCAGAAGAAGACCTCAAATTAGCCTTGAAGAAGGACAGAGAAACTATGGGGCACAGATATGTTGAGG TGtttaaatcaaacaatgtggaGATGGACTGGGTCATGAAGCACACAGGTCCAAACTGTCCCGAGACAGTAGGAGATGGGCTCGTGCGACTACGAGGCCTCCCCTTTGGCTGCAGCAAAGAGGAAATTGTCCAGTTTTTCTCAG GGTTGGAAATCGTGCCAAATGGGATAACATTGCCGGTGGACATCCAGGGGAGGAGTACGGGGGAGGCCTTCGTGCAGTTTGCTTCACAGGATATAGCTGAAAAGGCTCTAAAGAAACACAAGGAAAGAATAGGGCACAG GTACATTGAGATCTTCAAGAGTAGCCGCGCCGAAGTGCGAACACATTACGAGCCTCAGAGGAAGCCCATGGGCATGCAGAGGCCCAGCCCTTATGACCGGCCCTCCGGGGggcgcggtggcggcggtggaggcggcggcggctacAGCATGATGAACCGAGGGGGCTCGTACGAACGAATGCGGCGCGGAGGCTACGGAGGAGGTGTGTCGAGCGGACGAAGAAGTGAAAACCGATTTG GCGGTTCGGATGGCCGGTACAACGATGGCGGCGGCTCGTCTTTCCAGAGCACGACGGGCCACTGCGTCCACATGAGGGGCCTCCCATACAGAGCCACTGAATCGGACATTTATATT TTCTTCTCTCCGTTAAACCCAGTGCGGGTCCACATTGAGGTGGGTCCGGATGGCCGGGTAACTGGAGAAGCAGATGTGGAGTTTGCGACGCACGAGGATGCGGTGGCCGCCATGTCCAAGGACAAAGCTAACATGC AGCACCGCTACGTGGAGCTGTTTTTAAACTCAACAGCAGGTGGCAGTAATGGCGGCTACAGCAGCCAAATGATGGGGG GCCAGAGTCAGTCGTCTTACAGCAGCAGCCAGATGAGCTCTGGCTATTCTAGTGGATACAGCAGCCAAGGAAACATGGGTGGCTACAGTGACTATA GTAACCAGGGTGGAATGGGAAGCAGTTACTAtggtggaggtggtggtggcaGCAGCAGAAGCTCCATTAATGGAATTGGAGGAGGTTGGGGAATGTAG